In Pseudobacter ginsenosidimutans, the following are encoded in one genomic region:
- the purB gene encoding adenylosuccinate lyase, translated as MELNTLTAISPIDGRYRNQVQHLDEYFSEFALMKYRVLVEVEYFLFLGDKKFFSLPIAVRRGLQAAAENFSLADAQTIKDTEKITNHDVKAVEYFLKEKLKELKAEHLSEWVHFGLTSQDINNTAVPLSWKQAVEFEYLPAMLNLNKQLEILADEWRDIPMLARTHGQPASPTRLGKEIQVFIERLSNQIQHCIEIPVSAKFGGATGNFNAHTVAFPKKNWVSLGNDFVEGVLGLSRQQFTTQIEHYDNLAAHFDSMKRINTILMDFSRDMWTYISMDYFKQRTKKGEIGSSAMPHKVNPIDFENAEGNLGIANALLEHLAAKLPISRLQRDLTDSTVLRNIGVPFAHIILATRSIEKGLAKLVLNDEKIYDDLDNNWAVVAEAIQTILRRENYPKPYEALKELTRGKQGINKQTLHQFIDKLKVPVTVRKELKKITPHNYTGVNPDF; from the coding sequence ATGGAATTGAATACACTTACGGCCATTTCCCCTATTGACGGACGCTATCGCAACCAGGTGCAGCACCTCGACGAATACTTTTCTGAATTTGCACTGATGAAATACAGGGTGCTGGTTGAAGTGGAATACTTCCTGTTCCTGGGTGACAAGAAATTCTTCTCCCTGCCTATCGCGGTCAGAAGAGGCCTGCAGGCTGCTGCCGAGAATTTCAGTCTCGCAGATGCCCAGACCATCAAAGACACGGAGAAGATCACCAATCATGATGTGAAAGCCGTGGAATATTTCCTCAAAGAGAAACTGAAAGAACTGAAAGCAGAACATCTTTCAGAATGGGTCCACTTCGGATTGACTTCACAGGATATCAACAATACAGCTGTTCCGCTCTCCTGGAAACAGGCCGTGGAATTCGAATATCTTCCTGCAATGCTTAACCTCAATAAACAACTGGAGATCCTCGCAGATGAATGGCGCGATATCCCGATGCTGGCCCGCACACATGGACAACCAGCCTCTCCCACCCGCCTTGGCAAAGAGATCCAGGTGTTCATCGAGCGCCTCAGCAACCAGATCCAGCATTGCATTGAGATCCCCGTTAGCGCCAAGTTCGGCGGAGCTACAGGTAACTTCAATGCACACACGGTGGCCTTCCCCAAAAAGAACTGGGTGAGCCTCGGTAACGATTTCGTGGAAGGTGTACTGGGACTGAGCCGCCAGCAATTCACCACGCAGATCGAACATTACGATAACCTCGCTGCCCATTTCGACAGCATGAAACGCATCAATACCATCCTGATGGACTTCAGCCGCGATATGTGGACCTATATCTCCATGGACTATTTCAAGCAGCGCACCAAAAAAGGCGAGATCGGTTCATCAGCCATGCCGCATAAAGTGAATCCGATCGACTTTGAAAATGCTGAAGGCAATCTCGGCATCGCGAATGCGCTCCTGGAGCACCTGGCAGCCAAACTGCCCATCAGCCGCCTCCAGCGCGATCTTACGGACTCCACCGTATTGCGCAATATCGGCGTGCCTTTCGCTCATATCATCCTGGCTACCCGCAGCATCGAGAAAGGACTGGCCAAACTGGTATTGAACGATGAAAAGATCTATGACGATCTCGATAATAACTGGGCAGTAGTGGCCGAGGCTATTCAAACCATCCTGCGCCGCGAGAACTACCCCAAACCTTACGAGGCACTCAAGGAACTGACCCGTGGCAAACAGGGCATCAATAAGCAAACCCTCCATCAGTTCATCGATAAATTAAAAGTTCCGGTAACTGTGCGTAAAGAGTTGAAGAAGATCACTCCGCACAACTATACTGGCGTGAACCCCGACTTCTGA
- a CDS encoding lipopolysaccharide biosynthesis protein: MGQIRKQTIQSSFLSYTGFLIGAINTYFFTKKGLFTPEQYGLTQAFTSISQVIAPIGTLGMTVFMGKFFPYYFDRLSHKRNDMLGIAVMISGIGALLVFSGCLLFEPLVIRKFSERSKLLVQFYYWSLLFAFFYLCFMILESYLYTLKRTVLPNFMKETAYRICVSVLIALYAFQVIDFDLFVKLFCSVYLLIVIAVIIYLVSSGQLYLNFRFSTVTKRLRRQIFNYVSFVYSGIVINGIARQIDTLALAGVTGLTMTGVYTLNQYTAAVIQVPYRALLSIAGPMIAMHWKNKNHHDISRIYKRASINLQLISSFLFLFIWINYDDGLHLLGLDPSFAEGKMVFLILGIFNVIDLTLGISSSVIMTSPAWRFEFYSGLILLATSIPLNIYLARSMGMIGVALATLSTYTVYNTLRLVFIKLRFGYFPFSINSLYALLLAIGAYAVTLLISLNGLAGMVVKSAIFSVVYLGGVWLFKLTPDLAEVMRTVSKRLGRK, from the coding sequence ATGGGGCAGATCCGCAAACAAACCATACAATCAAGCTTCCTGTCTTACACAGGCTTCCTGATCGGCGCCATCAACACGTACTTTTTCACTAAAAAGGGTTTGTTCACTCCGGAACAGTATGGTCTCACCCAGGCATTCACCAGCATTTCCCAGGTAATTGCCCCTATCGGAACACTGGGTATGACGGTGTTCATGGGTAAATTCTTTCCCTATTATTTCGACAGGCTCAGCCATAAACGAAATGATATGCTGGGTATTGCAGTGATGATTAGCGGCATCGGCGCATTGCTGGTTTTTTCGGGTTGTTTGTTGTTTGAGCCGCTGGTGATCCGGAAGTTCTCGGAACGTTCGAAGTTGCTGGTGCAATTCTATTACTGGAGTTTGCTTTTTGCATTTTTCTATCTCTGCTTCATGATACTGGAGAGCTACCTGTACACACTCAAACGAACGGTACTGCCCAACTTCATGAAGGAAACGGCCTATCGCATCTGCGTTTCTGTATTGATTGCATTGTATGCATTCCAGGTGATCGATTTCGATCTCTTTGTGAAACTTTTCTGCTCCGTGTATTTGCTGATCGTGATAGCTGTGATCATCTATCTTGTGAGCAGCGGTCAGTTGTACCTGAATTTCAGATTCAGTACAGTAACCAAAAGATTACGGCGGCAGATATTCAACTACGTTAGTTTCGTGTACAGCGGCATCGTGATCAATGGCATCGCGAGACAAATAGATACGCTTGCGCTGGCTGGCGTTACGGGTCTTACCATGACTGGCGTTTACACGCTCAATCAATATACGGCCGCGGTGATACAGGTGCCTTACCGGGCCTTGTTGTCCATCGCCGGACCGATGATTGCCATGCACTGGAAGAACAAGAACCACCATGATATTTCCCGGATCTACAAAAGGGCCAGCATCAATCTGCAACTGATCAGCTCATTCCTCTTTTTGTTCATCTGGATCAATTATGACGATGGCCTCCATCTGCTGGGCCTTGATCCCAGTTTTGCTGAGGGCAAAATGGTATTCCTGATCCTGGGGATTTTCAATGTAATCGACCTCACGCTGGGGATCAGCAGTTCAGTGATCATGACTTCCCCTGCCTGGCGTTTCGAATTCTATTCCGGCCTGATCTTACTTGCCACTTCGATACCACTCAATATCTACCTGGCCCGCTCTATGGGAATGATCGGTGTGGCGCTGGCTACATTATCCACGTATACCGTTTACAATACTTTACGACTGGTCTTCATCAAATTGAGATTCGGGTATTTCCCTTTTTCCATTAATAGCCTGTATGCGTTGCTACTGGCAATTGGCGCATATGCGGTCACGTTACTCATCAGCCTGAATGGGCTGGCTGGAATGGTAGTGAAGAGCGCTATCTTTTCTGTAGTGTACCTTGGAGGTGTTTGGCTGTTCAAATTAACGCCGGACCTTGCAGAGGTGATGAGAACGGTGAGCAAAAGGTTGGGAAGGAAATAA
- a CDS encoding class I SAM-dependent methyltransferase codes for MQCRFCKTELSQVFIDLVNSPASNSFLTKEQLNEPEIFYPLKTFTCPNCFLVQVDEYKKSDAIFNSDYVYFSSYSTSWLKHAKAYTEKMIHRFGYNQQSKVVEIASNDGYLLQYFLEKQVPVLGIEPTANTAEVAKGKGIETVVDFFGVRLAKELTAKGIRANLLLGNNVLAHVPDIVDFVGGMKILLAPDGVITMEFPHLMQLVDNNQFDTIYHEHFSYLSFYTVQQIFAAAGLEMFDVEEIPTHGGSLRIYAHHKEDTTRAVTANVQALLDKEKNKGMQGLTYYDNFQQKALKVKMDLMDFLVTQKRAGKKVAAYGAAAKGNTLLNYCGIKDDLIDYVVDANPHKQGKFLPASHIPVLDLEHLKKHQPDFVLILPWNIKDEITQQLAFIKEWNGQFVVPIPSLQII; via the coding sequence ATGCAATGCAGATTTTGTAAAACAGAATTGTCGCAAGTATTCATTGATCTGGTGAATTCTCCTGCTTCCAACTCTTTTCTCACAAAGGAACAGCTGAACGAACCGGAAATATTCTATCCGCTCAAGACCTTCACCTGTCCCAACTGTTTCCTGGTGCAGGTAGATGAGTATAAAAAGTCCGATGCTATCTTCAACAGCGATTATGTTTATTTCTCCTCCTACAGCACCAGCTGGCTGAAGCATGCAAAGGCCTACACCGAAAAAATGATCCACCGTTTCGGATATAACCAACAATCCAAAGTGGTGGAGATCGCTTCTAACGATGGTTATCTTCTGCAGTACTTCCTGGAAAAACAGGTGCCCGTACTCGGCATAGAACCTACTGCAAATACCGCCGAAGTGGCCAAAGGCAAAGGCATTGAAACGGTAGTGGATTTCTTCGGCGTACGTCTTGCAAAGGAACTAACGGCCAAAGGTATCCGCGCCAACCTGCTGCTGGGTAATAACGTACTTGCACATGTGCCGGACATCGTGGATTTTGTGGGTGGTATGAAAATACTGCTGGCGCCCGATGGCGTGATCACCATGGAATTCCCGCACCTGATGCAGCTGGTAGACAATAATCAGTTCGATACCATCTATCATGAACATTTCTCTTATCTCTCTTTCTATACTGTTCAGCAGATCTTTGCTGCTGCCGGACTGGAAATGTTCGATGTGGAAGAGATTCCAACACATGGTGGCTCCCTTCGTATCTATGCTCATCATAAAGAGGATACCACCAGGGCCGTAACAGCAAATGTTCAGGCCCTGCTGGATAAAGAAAAGAACAAAGGCATGCAGGGGCTCACTTACTACGATAATTTCCAGCAGAAAGCCCTCAAAGTGAAAATGGACCTGATGGATTTTCTCGTAACCCAAAAACGCGCCGGAAAAAAAGTGGCTGCTTACGGAGCTGCCGCCAAGGGCAATACATTGCTCAACTATTGCGGCATCAAGGATGATTTGATAGATTATGTGGTGGATGCCAATCCGCACAAACAGGGTAAGTTCCTGCCGGCCAGCCATATTCCCGTGCTGGACCTGGAGCACCTGAAAAAACATCAACCTGATTTTGTGCTCATCCTGCCCTGGAATATCAAAGATGAGATCACGCAACAACTGGCATTCATCAAAGAATGGAATGGACAATTTGTAGTGCCGATTCCATCACTGCAAATAATATAA
- the rfbC gene encoding dTDP-4-dehydrorhamnose 3,5-epimerase — protein MTFTPTPLAGSYVVGLKPFTDNRGWFARFYCKNEFAAIGHNKEWLQMNHSFTTEAGTIRGMHFQVPPFREIKLVRCIAGAVFDVIVDCRKDSPTFLKWFGAELSASNRNMMYIPEGFAHGFQALTENCELIYLHSELYQPGSEGGLRYDDPSLNIQWPLAARNLSDRDASHPLLDENFKGL, from the coding sequence ATGACCTTTACACCTACTCCGCTCGCCGGCAGTTATGTGGTCGGATTGAAACCTTTCACAGACAATCGTGGATGGTTTGCCAGGTTCTATTGCAAAAATGAATTTGCAGCAATCGGGCATAACAAAGAATGGTTACAGATGAACCATTCCTTCACCACAGAAGCAGGCACCATACGCGGTATGCATTTCCAGGTGCCGCCTTTTCGCGAGATCAAACTGGTAAGGTGCATTGCCGGCGCAGTTTTTGACGTGATTGTCGATTGCCGCAAAGATTCGCCCACCTTCCTTAAATGGTTTGGCGCCGAACTCTCTGCCAGCAACCGCAATATGATGTACATACCGGAAGGCTTTGCTCACGGATTTCAGGCGCTTACCGAGAACTGTGAGCTGATCTATCTTCACAGTGAATTGTATCAACCTGGATCAGAAGGCGGTCTCCGTTATGATGATCCATCACTCAATATCCAATGGCCTTTGGCCGCCAGGAACCTGTCAGACAGGGATGCGAGTCATCCGCTGCTGGACGAAAACTTTAAAGGACTGTAA
- the rfbG gene encoding CDP-glucose 4,6-dehydratase, with the protein MAKQSGKMENLVSNASLQSAYKGKKVLLTGHTGFKGAWLMNWLQMLGADVKGYALPPSYEGGIYQLMEPFATGASILADIRNKELLKQTVQDFQPDFIFHLAAQPLVRLSYEIPAETFEVNAVGTANLLETAISLNKRCAVVVITTDKVYENKEQDILYTENDVLGGYDPYSASKACTEIVVSSFRSSFFNPSQSLQNRPSVASARAGNVIGGGDWSKDRIVPDIVRALRNGAPIPVRNPNSVRPWQHVLEPLHGYLILGAMLYAQPVEFSTAFNFGPLPADHLTVQELVETAIDSWGSGEWNNLATPGQPHEANLLKLHIGKAMQQLQWKPKLNAKEAIQWTIEWYKQPVEKQLDFTLNQINSYQQL; encoded by the coding sequence ATGGCAAAACAATCAGGCAAAATGGAAAATCTGGTAAGCAACGCATCCCTTCAGTCTGCCTACAAAGGCAAAAAAGTGCTGCTCACCGGGCATACCGGTTTCAAAGGAGCCTGGCTCATGAACTGGCTGCAAATGCTGGGAGCTGACGTCAAAGGTTATGCGCTGCCGCCATCTTACGAAGGAGGTATTTACCAGCTGATGGAACCTTTTGCAACAGGTGCTTCTATCCTGGCTGATATCCGCAACAAGGAACTGCTCAAACAAACCGTTCAGGATTTTCAACCCGACTTTATATTTCACCTGGCCGCGCAACCACTGGTTCGGCTCAGCTACGAGATCCCGGCTGAAACCTTCGAAGTAAATGCAGTAGGCACCGCCAACCTCCTGGAAACTGCCATATCATTGAACAAGCGCTGTGCCGTAGTGGTGATCACCACAGATAAAGTATACGAAAACAAAGAACAGGACATTCTGTATACAGAGAACGATGTGTTGGGTGGATATGATCCCTACAGCGCCAGCAAAGCCTGTACAGAGATTGTGGTAAGCTCCTTCAGAAGTTCTTTCTTCAATCCTTCTCAATCGCTCCAAAATAGGCCTTCTGTTGCCAGTGCACGCGCAGGCAATGTGATAGGAGGGGGCGACTGGAGCAAAGACCGCATCGTTCCTGATATTGTACGCGCACTCCGCAATGGAGCACCAATTCCCGTACGCAATCCCAATTCTGTAAGGCCCTGGCAGCACGTGCTGGAGCCGTTGCATGGATACCTGATACTGGGAGCCATGCTCTACGCCCAACCGGTGGAATTCTCCACTGCTTTCAATTTCGGCCCCCTGCCGGCTGATCATCTTACCGTGCAGGAACTGGTTGAAACCGCTATTGACAGCTGGGGAAGCGGTGAATGGAACAATCTCGCAACGCCCGGACAACCCCATGAGGCCAATCTGCTTAAACTGCATATCGGCAAGGCCATGCAGCAGTTGCAATGGAAACCCAAACTGAACGCAAAGGAAGCGATTCAGTGGACCATCGAATGGTACAAACAGCCGGTTGAAAAGCAGTTGGATTTCACGCTGAATCAAATCAACAGCTACCAGCAATTATGA
- the rfbF gene encoding glucose-1-phosphate cytidylyltransferase, whose product MKVVIFAGGLGTRIAEETDTRPKPMVEIGGKPILWHIMKIYSQYGFNDFIICLGYKGFLIKEYFMQYFLHNSDITIELGSNKLDVHYTNTESFKVTLVDTGLNTKTAGRLKRVQQYVGNEDFMLTYGDGVSDVDLKKLLEFHKAHNKAATVTAIQPEARFGGMEMGPDGEVISFKEKPRGDGKWINGGFFVLKPEVFKYLDGNMDDTMWEDSPMEHLAKDHQLMAYQHHGFWKCMDAMRDKLELEALWQNNQAKWKIW is encoded by the coding sequence ATGAAAGTAGTCATTTTTGCAGGCGGTCTGGGTACCAGGATCGCTGAAGAAACAGATACAAGACCAAAGCCGATGGTAGAGATCGGTGGTAAGCCCATCCTCTGGCATATCATGAAGATCTACAGTCAGTACGGATTCAATGATTTTATTATTTGTCTGGGTTATAAAGGCTTCCTCATCAAGGAATACTTCATGCAATATTTCCTGCACAATTCCGATATCACCATCGAGCTGGGCAGCAATAAACTGGACGTTCACTATACCAATACAGAATCTTTCAAGGTTACCCTGGTGGATACCGGCCTCAATACCAAAACCGCCGGCAGACTGAAACGCGTACAGCAGTATGTGGGCAATGAGGATTTCATGCTTACCTATGGCGATGGCGTTTCCGATGTAGACCTGAAAAAACTTCTGGAGTTCCATAAAGCCCATAACAAGGCAGCCACCGTTACTGCCATTCAGCCGGAAGCCCGCTTCGGTGGAATGGAAATGGGACCTGATGGTGAAGTGATCAGCTTCAAGGAAAAACCCAGGGGAGATGGAAAATGGATCAATGGCGGGTTCTTTGTACTCAAACCCGAAGTATTCAAATACCTCGATGGCAATATGGATGATACCATGTGGGAAGACAGTCCCATGGAGCACCTTGCCAAAGATCACCAACTGATGGCCTATCAGCATCATGGCTTCTGGAAATGCATGGACGCAATGCGCGACAAACTTGAACTGGAAGCATTATGGCAAAACAATCAGGCAAAATGGAAAATCTGGTAA
- a CDS encoding menaquinone biosynthetic enzyme MqnA/MqnD family protein produces the protein MKKIKVGIVNYLNTKPLLFGIEHSPVIDAIEPVPEYPANIARMLLEDEIDMGLVPVAVIPRMKEYFINTNYCIGCTQPVASVCLFSDVPVEEIKEVLLDYQSRTSVTLARILMRDYWKIDPVITDTKYDYRSRISGTTAGVVIGDRALEQRHKSKYIYDLGEAWMAHTGLPFVFAAWVSNKPLPEDFVKAFDAANAEGLKHIDEVVAANPYPTYDLHEYYTKNISYELDEAKRKGLSKFLELIGTLNPVVAAK, from the coding sequence TTGAAGAAGATTAAGGTTGGAATCGTGAATTATCTCAATACCAAACCATTATTGTTTGGTATCGAGCATTCACCGGTGATCGATGCAATTGAGCCCGTACCCGAATATCCGGCGAATATTGCCCGTATGCTCCTGGAAGATGAAATTGATATGGGACTGGTTCCCGTAGCGGTGATCCCGCGAATGAAAGAGTATTTTATCAACACCAATTACTGTATCGGTTGTACGCAGCCCGTGGCCAGTGTTTGCCTGTTCAGTGATGTGCCTGTAGAGGAAATAAAAGAAGTGTTGCTGGACTATCAGAGCCGTACCTCGGTAACGCTGGCGCGTATCCTGATGCGTGATTACTGGAAGATCGATCCGGTGATCACAGATACGAAATATGATTACCGCAGCCGCATCAGCGGAACTACTGCCGGTGTGGTGATCGGCGACAGAGCCCTGGAGCAGCGCCACAAGAGCAAGTATATCTATGATCTGGGAGAAGCCTGGATGGCCCATACCGGATTGCCATTCGTGTTTGCCGCATGGGTGAGTAACAAACCATTGCCGGAAGATTTTGTAAAAGCCTTTGATGCTGCCAATGCAGAAGGACTGAAGCATATCGATGAAGTGGTGGCAGCCAACCCTTATCCCACTTACGATCTGCATGAATATTATACCAAAAATATCAGCTACGAACTGGATGAAGCCAAGAGAAAGGGATTGTCGAAATTCCTGGAACTGATCGGAACGCTCAATCCGGTAGTAGCCGCAAAATAA